The Macaca fascicularis isolate 582-1 chromosome 12, T2T-MFA8v1.1 genome has a segment encoding these proteins:
- the ARL5A gene encoding ADP-ribosylation factor-like protein 5A isoform X1 translates to MGILFTRIWRLFNHQEHKVIIVGLDNAGKTTILYQFSMNEVVHTSPTIGSNVEEIVINNTRFLMWDIGGQESLRSSWNTYYTNTEFVIVVVDSTDRERISVTREELYKMLAHEDLRKAGLLIFANKQDVKECMTVAEISQFLKLTSIKDHQWHIQACCALTGEGLCQGLEWMMSRLKIR, encoded by the exons ATGGGAATTCTCTTCACCAGAATATGGAGACTGTTCAATCACCAGG AGCACAAAGTTATCATTGTTGGGCTGGATAATGCAGGGAAAACTACCATTCTTTACCAATT TTCTATGAATGAAGTTGTACATACATCTCCTACAATAGGAAGTAATGTAGAAGAGATAGTGATTAATAATACACGTTTCCTAATGTGGGATATTGGTGGCCAAGAATCTCTTCGTTCTTCCTGGAACACTTACTATACTAACACAGAG ttTGTAATAGTTGTTGTGGACAGTACAGACAGAGAGAGGATTTCTGTAACTAGAGAAGAGCTCTATAAAATGTTAGCGCATGAG GACCTAAGAAAAGCTGGATTGCTGATTTTTGCTAATAAACAAGATGTTAAAGAATGCATGACTGTAGCAGAAATCTCCCAGTTTTTGAAGCTAACTTCTATTAAAGATCACCAGTGGCATATCCAGGCATGCTGTGCTCTAACTGGCGAGGG gttGTGCCAAGGACTTGAATGGATGATGTCACGACTTAAGATTAGATGA
- the ARL5A gene encoding ADP-ribosylation factor-like protein 5A isoform X2, which translates to MGILFTRIWRLFNHQEHKVIIVGLDNAGKTTILYQFSMNEVVHTSPTIGSNVEEIVINNTRFLMWDIGGQESLRSSWNTYYTNTEDLRKAGLLIFANKQDVKECMTVAEISQFLKLTSIKDHQWHIQACCALTGEGLCQGLEWMMSRLKIR; encoded by the exons ATGGGAATTCTCTTCACCAGAATATGGAGACTGTTCAATCACCAGG AGCACAAAGTTATCATTGTTGGGCTGGATAATGCAGGGAAAACTACCATTCTTTACCAATT TTCTATGAATGAAGTTGTACATACATCTCCTACAATAGGAAGTAATGTAGAAGAGATAGTGATTAATAATACACGTTTCCTAATGTGGGATATTGGTGGCCAAGAATCTCTTCGTTCTTCCTGGAACACTTACTATACTAACACAGAG GACCTAAGAAAAGCTGGATTGCTGATTTTTGCTAATAAACAAGATGTTAAAGAATGCATGACTGTAGCAGAAATCTCCCAGTTTTTGAAGCTAACTTCTATTAAAGATCACCAGTGGCATATCCAGGCATGCTGTGCTCTAACTGGCGAGGG gttGTGCCAAGGACTTGAATGGATGATGTCACGACTTAAGATTAGATGA